A stretch of the Salmo salar chromosome ssa20, Ssal_v3.1, whole genome shotgun sequence genome encodes the following:
- the LOC106581272 gene encoding nuclear fragile X mental retardation-interacting protein 2 — protein MPFITQAADNLKPKPPRNLLAAHTKGSSNSHFKNSMNCKNDTPSELKTCDGKSESIALPNGVVLLNPDLYANGYPSMPGPDSGGSGSESGYITPKKRWAQRSAMAEETVTAQQEKAALQTVMVTNKHDTEPHTPEAADTAAGSQSPTSITGVPPVAQAPVAQAPVVQVGELQCKNSDGKAAAGSVKKLEDRLSKAKLTSTKKDSWTLFKPPPVFPVNNSSAKTVPKVSYASKVKENLNKAGDTSPPQSQVPTRLSQVPMSAVKTITSPSFTNGLLSGEGNSCPLPAPLFTTTVCTGAMHVSLPRKWENEASLSSNGANMSGTPSVTTRELRKPSLLVYPLVTSNMQPALPSARQVDSPASKTNPKALVDIFQNQWGLSFINEPSAGPEVGPAVGQPALKGQIVEITFQGGGPTALPLQVSATSTLRPDNPLFPRAYKQDKQTISQVHSSFGKSGPHLVPGPDAALGGQAPGTDTLIGEAGSRCAIVSSSKDPGAEMPLASPAHPVSALVKEHSHHKGCDPRSWGAFDLKAAVIYHTKEIEYIQNLQKQDSKGVVFYEQSKDGPVQLSHD, from the exons ATGCCCTTCATTACTCAAGCTGCAGACAACTTGAAACCAAAACCTCCCAGGAACCTCCTCGCCGCACACACAAAAGGCAGTAGCAATAGCCATTTTAAGAACAGTATGAACTGCAAAAATGACACGCCTTCAGAGTTGAAAACATGTGATGGCAAGAGCGAGTCCATTGCTTTACCAAATGGCGTTGTGCTCCTCAACCCTGACCTGTATGCTAACGGCTACCCCAGCATGCCTGGACCAGACAGTGGTGGCAGTGGTTCTGAGAGTGGATACATCACTCCCAAGAAACGCTGGGCTCAGCGGAGTGCAATGGCAGAGGAGACTGTGACTGCTCAGCAGGAGAAGGCTGCGCTTCAGACAGTTATGGTCACTAACAAACATGACACGGAGCCTCACACTCCAGAGGCTGCCGATACAGCAGCAGGTTCTCAGTCTCCCACCTCCATCACAGGTGTCCCACCTGTGGCTCAGGCCCCTGTGGCTCAGGCCCCTGTGGTTCAGGTTGGTGAACTACAGTGTAAGAACTCTGACGGCAAGGCTGCTGCAGGCTCTGTTAAAAAGCTGGAAGACAGACTAAGCAAAGCTAAGCTTACCTCCACAAAAAAGGATTCATGGACCCTCTTTAAACCACCCCCTGTCTTTCCTGTGAACAATAGTAGTGCCAAAACAGTGCCCAAGGTCAGTTATGCAAGTAAAGTGAAGGAAAATCTAAACAAAGCAGGTGACACCTCACCTCCCCAGTCCCAGGTGCCCACCAGACTCTCCCAAGTCCCCATGTCTGCTGTCAAAACCATCACCTCCCCTAGCTTCACCAATGGACTCCTATCTGGAGAGGGGAATAGCTGCCCCCTCCCTGCGCCACTTTTCACCACTACTGTTTGCACTGGAGCAATGCATGTCTCCCTTCCCCGCAAGTGGGAGAACGAAGCATCCTTGTCCAGCAACGGCGCTAATATGTCAGGCACCCCCTCCGTTACTACCAGAGAACTGAGAAAGCCCAGTCTCCTTGTTTACCCCCTGGTCACTTCAAATATGCAACCAGCCCTCCCCAGCGCCCGCCAAGTGGACTCACCTGCCTCTAAGACAAATCccaaagctctggtggacattttcCAGAACCAGTGGGGGCTGTCGTTCATCAACGAGCCCAGTGCAGGGCCTGAGGTGGGGCCGGCAGTGGGGCAGCCAGCCTTGAAAGGCCAGATCGTGGAGATCACCTTTCAGGGAGGCGGCCCTACAGCTTTGCCTCTGCAGGTCTCTGCCACCTCCACTCTGAGACCTGACAACCCCCTCTTCCCAAGAGCTTACAAGCAGGACAAACAAACTATCTCCCAAGTCCATAGCAGTTTTGGGAAATCAGGCCCTCACTTGGTTCCTGGCCCTGATGCTGCCCTGGGAGGCCAAGCCCCTGGCACAGACACTCTGATTGGTGAGGCTGGTAGTAGATGTGCCATAGTTTCCTCTTCTAAGGACCCTGGTGCTGAGATGCCTCTTGCCTCccctgctcatcctgtgtctgcTCTGGTGAAGGAGCACAGCCACCACAAGGGTTGTGACCCAAGATCTTGGGGGGCGTTCGATCTAAAAGCTGCTGTTATCTATCACACTAAAG AGATTGAATATATTCAAAATTTACAAAAACAAG ATTCAAAAGGAGTCGTGTTCTATGAGCAGTCCAAGGATGGGCCTGTTCAGTTAAGTCATGACTGA